From a region of the Streptomyces tirandamycinicus genome:
- a CDS encoding indolepyruvate ferredoxin oxidoreductase subunit alpha gives MTHVITDACVDEKDASCMEECPVDCIYEGGSRMYIHPGECIDCGLCAEVCPNGAAVALRLLDPAAAAVHGPANDAFFTQVLPGRQAPLGSPGGASRLGPLDVDPS, from the coding sequence ATGACCCATGTGATCACCGACGCGTGCGTCGACGAGAAGGACGCCAGCTGCATGGAGGAGTGCCCGGTCGACTGCATCTACGAAGGGGGCAGCAGGATGTACATCCACCCCGGCGAGTGCATCGACTGCGGCCTGTGCGCCGAGGTCTGCCCCAACGGGGCGGCCGTGGCGCTGCGTCTGCTGGACCCGGCCGCCGCCGCGGTCCACGGACCGGCCAACGACGCCTTCTTCACCCAGGTGCTGCCCGGCCGCCAGGCGCCCCTCGGCTCCCCGGGCGGCGCCTCCCGACTCGGCCCGCTCGACGTCGACCCCAGCTGA
- a CDS encoding acyl-CoA dehydrogenase family protein has translation MTTTLTKEADAFAVTLRQVIADHPVPDVWRPGSPSDDRTPALDAALASVGWAELLEDPDASAFIGPAAVELGRGLAPLSEVDRLLGGSPLHQGLARYPGERVIARTPEGPREHRVLGAQPVPYGDCLAVHAVQTEPTGAAVHPDAESAWLRAQTGYLAGLASGALDLAVDHVKQRAAFGTTLSGLEGVQFRLADAATAVEGLRRLVTREDCGPAALAHAGQAAETVVAQCHQVVGAIGFTLEFPLHRYSRRARVLAAWNDAWLEGALT, from the coding sequence ATGACCACCACGCTCACGAAGGAGGCCGACGCCTTCGCCGTCACCCTCCGGCAGGTCATCGCCGACCACCCCGTGCCGGACGTCTGGCGCCCCGGCAGCCCGTCGGACGACCGCACCCCCGCCCTCGACGCCGCCCTGGCCTCCGTCGGCTGGGCCGAACTGCTCGAAGACCCCGACGCCTCCGCCTTCATCGGCCCGGCGGCCGTCGAACTCGGCCGCGGCCTGGCCCCGCTGAGCGAGGTGGACCGGCTCCTCGGCGGGTCCCCGCTGCACCAGGGCCTCGCCCGCTACCCGGGCGAGCGGGTCATCGCACGGACCCCGGAGGGGCCGCGCGAGCACCGGGTGCTCGGCGCCCAGCCGGTCCCCTACGGCGACTGCCTCGCCGTCCACGCCGTGCAGACCGAGCCGACGGGTGCCGCCGTGCACCCCGACGCCGAGTCCGCCTGGCTGCGCGCCCAGACCGGATACCTGGCCGGGCTCGCCAGCGGCGCGCTGGACCTCGCGGTCGACCACGTCAAGCAGCGCGCCGCCTTCGGCACCACCCTGTCCGGCCTGGAGGGCGTCCAGTTCCGCCTCGCCGACGCCGCCACCGCGGTCGAGGGGCTGCGCCGCCTCGTCACCCGCGAGGACTGCGGACCCGCCGCCCTCGCCCACGCGGGCCAGGCCGCGGAGACCGTCGTCGCCCAGTGCCACCAGGTGGTCGGCGCCATCGGATTCACCCTGGAGTTCCCCCTGCACCGCTACTCCCGGCGCGCCCGTGTGCTCGCCGCCTGGAACGACGCCTGGCTCGAAGGAGCACTGACGTGA
- a CDS encoding acyl-CoA dehydrogenase family protein produces MEGIAAQAHAFASRLAGELQHEAHNRFQGMPSDADSRRAYEEYGRAGFIGLHWSAEFGGRGLHPLDTDAVEEAFGYHWLPLSSYLLSVKTIGNALRRFAPPALAERLLTQVARGELRFCQGFSEPEAGSDLASLRTRAVRRDGRFVVSGRKIWTSSAEYADWCYLAVRTDPDLPRHKGVSVLVCPMDTPGIEVITHDTLGGGTLGELVLDDVEIPEENLIGELHGGWRVLMGTLDYERVTSEKVGIARRVLDDLEPYAETPAQRLELLRLRGRTDAAAEIGSRATLLLADGEDASAASSMAKLSIAYLLQGIAHSAADLLGPHVFVEDGPDAVADGRIAAFHRATVATTIAGGASDIQRRVIARRGLACA; encoded by the coding sequence ATGGAAGGGATCGCCGCCCAGGCGCACGCCTTCGCCTCCCGCCTCGCGGGGGAGCTGCAGCACGAGGCCCACAACCGCTTCCAGGGCATGCCGTCCGACGCCGACTCCCGGCGCGCCTACGAGGAGTACGGCCGGGCCGGATTCATCGGCCTGCACTGGTCGGCCGAGTTCGGCGGGCGCGGCCTGCACCCGCTGGACACCGACGCCGTGGAGGAGGCGTTCGGCTACCACTGGCTGCCGCTGTCCAGCTATCTGCTGTCGGTCAAGACCATCGGCAACGCCCTGCGCCGGTTCGCCCCGCCCGCGCTGGCCGAGCGGCTGCTCACCCAGGTCGCCCGGGGCGAACTGCGCTTCTGCCAGGGCTTCTCGGAGCCGGAGGCGGGGTCCGACCTCGCCTCCCTGCGCACCCGGGCCGTCAGGAGGGACGGCAGGTTCGTCGTCTCCGGCCGCAAGATCTGGACCTCCAGCGCCGAGTACGCCGACTGGTGCTACCTCGCGGTGCGCACCGACCCCGACCTCCCCCGCCACAAGGGCGTCTCCGTCCTGGTGTGCCCCATGGACACCCCCGGCATCGAGGTCATCACCCATGACACCCTCGGCGGCGGCACGCTCGGCGAACTCGTCCTCGACGACGTCGAGATACCCGAGGAGAACCTCATCGGCGAGCTCCACGGAGGCTGGCGGGTGCTGATGGGCACCCTCGACTACGAGCGCGTCACCAGCGAGAAGGTCGGCATCGCCCGCCGCGTACTGGACGACCTCGAGCCGTACGCCGAAACCCCCGCCCAGCGCCTGGAACTGCTCCGGCTGCGCGGCCGGACGGACGCCGCCGCCGAAATCGGCTCCCGGGCCACCCTCCTGCTCGCCGACGGCGAGGACGCCAGCGCGGCCTCCTCCATGGCCAAGCTCTCCATCGCCTACCTGCTGCAGGGCATCGCGCACAGCGCGGCGGACCTGCTCGGCCCGCACGTGTTCGTCGAGGACGGACCGGACGCCGTCGCGGACGGCCGTATCGCTGCCTTCCACCGGGCCACGGTCGCCACCACCATCGCCGGCGGCGCCTCCGACATCCAGCGCCGCGTCATCGCCCGCAGGGGGCTGGCATGCGCCTAG
- a CDS encoding NAD(P)/FAD-dependent oxidoreductase, with the protein MNEPLTVDLLVVGAGPAGLFATFCAGFRGLSVAVMDALPELGGQVGAMYPEKAILDIAGLPAVTGRDLVEGLTAQAMTARPHLLLGHTAQTLAYEDGTPVVTSDQGLTVRAAAVLVTGGIGAFTPRPLPGCTGYEGRGLSYFVTDLDDLTDRDVLVVGGGDSAFDWALAAAGRARSVTLAHRRDTFRAHRATVDKVLASEVQVCTRTQVAALHCGPDGHIESAELNGPDGTRRIKAQRVVAALGFTANLGPLESWGMALDGRHIAVDSHMATSLPRVFAAGDITAYPGKVRLIAVGFGEAATAVNNAATVLDPGSDLFPGHSTDRHGTTTREEGDS; encoded by the coding sequence GTGAACGAGCCCCTGACCGTTGATCTGCTGGTCGTCGGAGCCGGACCGGCCGGACTCTTCGCCACCTTCTGCGCCGGGTTCCGCGGCCTGTCCGTCGCCGTCATGGACGCCCTGCCCGAACTCGGCGGCCAGGTCGGCGCGATGTACCCGGAGAAGGCCATCCTCGACATCGCCGGCCTGCCCGCCGTCACCGGCCGCGACCTGGTGGAGGGACTGACCGCACAGGCCATGACCGCCCGCCCGCACCTGCTGCTCGGCCACACCGCGCAGACCCTGGCGTACGAGGACGGCACCCCGGTCGTCACCAGCGACCAGGGGTTGACCGTGCGCGCCGCGGCGGTCCTGGTCACCGGGGGCATCGGCGCCTTCACCCCCCGGCCGCTGCCCGGCTGCACCGGCTACGAGGGCCGCGGGCTGTCGTACTTCGTCACCGACCTCGACGACCTCACCGACCGGGACGTGCTGGTGGTGGGTGGCGGCGACAGCGCCTTCGACTGGGCCCTCGCCGCCGCCGGGCGGGCCCGCTCGGTGACACTCGCCCACCGGCGAGACACCTTCCGCGCGCACCGGGCGACGGTCGACAAGGTCCTCGCCTCCGAGGTGCAGGTGTGCACCCGCACCCAGGTCGCCGCCCTCCACTGCGGCCCGGACGGCCACATCGAGTCCGCCGAGCTCAACGGCCCGGACGGCACCCGGCGGATCAAGGCCCAGCGGGTGGTCGCCGCCCTCGGCTTCACCGCCAACCTCGGACCGCTGGAGTCCTGGGGCATGGCACTCGACGGCCGCCACATCGCCGTCGACAGCCATATGGCGACCAGCCTGCCGCGGGTCTTCGCCGCCGGCGACATCACCGCGTACCCCGGCAAGGTCCGGCTGATCGCCGTCGGCTTCGGCGAGGCCGCCACCGCAGTCAACAACGCGGCGACCGTCCTCGACCCGGGGAGCGACCTCTTCCCCGGCCACTCGACCGACCGCCACGGAACCACCACCCGAGAGGAGGGGGACTCATGA
- a CDS encoding SDR family oxidoreductase: MSTYVVTGGSAGIGLAIARRLGRDGHEVVLAARDPERLAAAAESLRAEHTVVRTAALDVRDPDAVTALFEELPAVDGLVNNAAGNFACPTVDLSPGGFKAVVEISLYGCFHASQALARRLIKEGRPGAIVNIVATYAWTGAPGVAHSAAAKGGMLAFTKSVAREWGPYGIRVNALAPGFVPTESATANILSDDEARQRMLDMIPLGRFAEADEIADATAHLLGAPYTTGTVLTVDGGRSLGVSMHARADTPRPAQAGTGGR, from the coding sequence GTGAGTACGTACGTGGTCACCGGCGGAAGCGCCGGCATCGGACTCGCCATCGCCCGCCGCCTCGGCCGGGACGGGCACGAGGTCGTCCTGGCCGCCCGCGACCCCGAGCGCCTCGCGGCCGCGGCCGAGTCGCTGCGCGCCGAGCACACCGTCGTCCGCACGGCCGCACTGGACGTCCGCGACCCCGACGCGGTCACCGCGCTGTTCGAGGAACTGCCCGCGGTCGACGGCCTGGTCAACAACGCGGCAGGCAACTTCGCCTGCCCCACCGTCGACCTGTCGCCCGGCGGCTTCAAGGCCGTGGTGGAGATCTCCCTCTACGGCTGCTTCCACGCCTCCCAGGCCCTGGCCCGCCGGCTGATCAAGGAGGGCAGGCCCGGCGCGATCGTCAACATCGTCGCCACCTACGCCTGGACCGGCGCCCCCGGCGTCGCCCACTCCGCGGCGGCCAAGGGCGGCATGCTGGCCTTCACCAAGTCGGTCGCCCGCGAATGGGGACCGTACGGCATCCGGGTCAACGCCCTCGCCCCCGGCTTCGTGCCGACCGAGTCCGCCACCGCCAACATCCTCTCCGACGACGAGGCCCGGCAGCGGATGCTGGACATGATCCCGCTCGGCCGCTTCGCGGAGGCCGACGAGATAGCCGACGCCACCGCCCACCTGCTGGGTGCCCCGTACACCACCGGCACCGTGCTGACCGTCGACGGAGGCCGCTCCCTCGGCGTGTCCATGCACGCACGCGCGGACACCCCGCGGCCGGCGCAGGCGGGAACGGGGGGCCGGTGA
- a CDS encoding IclR family transcriptional regulator, with translation MSESRDAGSRTLSRGLAILRLFDDEHPELTQSEIAESLDLPLPTVHRLCATLVAEGFLARPAGTRRLRLGPQIVRMVGPLIEGMGMSEAARAILRRLAEQTGETANLATLVGNEVVYLDSAPGRHLLSPRAEPGLRVPAHCTALGKCLLAQLPDEEVLKLVGKGPYERLTDATHTTWPQLGKALGEVREDGISRSFEEYEVGLVSFAVALPAAPDGTLFGISVSLPTSRAGQQSEIEQRLRAATAVLRRR, from the coding sequence ATCAGCGAGTCACGTGATGCGGGATCGCGGACCCTCTCCCGGGGGCTCGCGATTCTGCGGCTCTTCGACGACGAACATCCCGAACTCACCCAGAGCGAGATAGCGGAATCCCTCGACCTGCCCCTGCCCACCGTGCACCGGCTGTGCGCGACCCTCGTCGCCGAGGGCTTCCTGGCCCGCCCCGCGGGCACCCGCAGACTCCGGCTGGGCCCGCAGATCGTCCGGATGGTCGGCCCGCTGATCGAGGGCATGGGCATGTCCGAGGCGGCACGCGCGATCCTGCGCAGACTGGCGGAGCAGACCGGGGAGACCGCGAACCTGGCCACCCTGGTCGGGAACGAGGTCGTCTACCTCGACTCCGCCCCCGGCCGCCATCTGCTCAGCCCGCGGGCCGAGCCGGGGCTGCGGGTGCCCGCGCACTGCACCGCGCTGGGCAAGTGCCTGCTCGCCCAACTGCCGGACGAGGAGGTGCTGAAGCTCGTCGGCAAGGGGCCCTACGAGCGGCTGACGGACGCCACCCACACCACCTGGCCGCAGCTGGGCAAGGCCCTGGGCGAAGTCCGCGAGGACGGCATCTCGCGATCGTTCGAGGAGTACGAGGTGGGGCTGGTGTCCTTCGCGGTGGCCCTGCCCGCGGCACCGGACGGCACCCTGTTCGGCATCAGCGTCTCGCTGCCGACGTCCCGGGCGGGGCAGCAGAGCGAGATCGAGCAGCGACTGCGTGCGGCCACCGCGGTGCTGCGCCGCCGCTGA
- a CDS encoding CaiB/BaiF CoA transferase family protein: MRLAERPLAGVRVLDYAQYVAGPFATMLLGDLGADVVKVEPPTGDAWRHYNPHAPGESTWFYALNRGKRSVTLDLKTEEGRAASARLIAGADAVVHNMPPERAARFGLDRESVRAANPRAVWNCVTAFGTEGPDAGRLGYDIIAQALSGLLMADARPEDAVPRRSGGIAMADLTAGLLTCISVLAGVAGRERGRQAPGVEVSLLGAALAVQVQRFVRIGDSGEAADSGPLTAAELDRTARTTAGADRLEPYYRCYRTADSFLALACLNTAQRRRLLGILGLDDPWVADPQAAPADEAERAARAALVDRFAAVFATRPLDHWLSVLAKHDIPSGDVRLLGRLFDDRQVTVNGLVQTVRQPGVGPVQLLGNVFKIDGTAAPAARPAPRLGEHSAELLGELHGQPTGEPTDRPTGEPSGTPGPTGTPGPTASPGTPAPAASPGTPAPSAPAASPGTPATSTRAGHSPAPGVRQLRHTAERNGA; the protein is encoded by the coding sequence ATGCGCCTAGCCGAACGCCCCCTCGCAGGCGTCCGCGTCCTCGACTACGCCCAGTACGTGGCCGGCCCCTTCGCCACCATGCTGCTCGGCGACCTCGGCGCCGACGTCGTCAAGGTGGAGCCCCCCACGGGCGACGCCTGGCGCCACTACAACCCGCACGCCCCCGGCGAGAGCACCTGGTTCTACGCGCTCAACCGGGGCAAGCGCTCCGTCACCCTGGACCTGAAGACGGAGGAGGGCCGGGCGGCGTCCGCACGGCTCATCGCCGGAGCGGACGCGGTCGTGCACAACATGCCGCCCGAGCGGGCCGCCCGCTTCGGCCTCGACCGCGAGAGCGTACGCGCCGCCAACCCCCGGGCGGTCTGGAACTGCGTCACCGCCTTCGGCACCGAGGGCCCCGACGCCGGCCGGCTCGGCTACGACATCATCGCCCAGGCGCTGTCCGGACTCCTGATGGCCGACGCCCGCCCCGAGGACGCCGTACCCCGGCGGTCCGGGGGGATCGCCATGGCCGATCTGACCGCCGGGCTGCTCACCTGCATCAGCGTGCTGGCCGGAGTGGCCGGGCGGGAGCGCGGGCGGCAGGCACCGGGAGTGGAGGTCTCCCTCCTCGGCGCCGCCCTGGCGGTCCAGGTCCAGCGCTTCGTCCGGATCGGCGACTCGGGGGAGGCCGCGGACAGCGGCCCGCTGACCGCGGCCGAACTCGACCGCACGGCCCGGACCACCGCGGGCGCCGACCGGCTGGAGCCGTACTACCGCTGCTACCGCACCGCCGACTCCTTCCTCGCGCTCGCCTGCCTCAACACCGCCCAGCGCCGCCGGCTGCTCGGGATCCTGGGACTGGACGACCCCTGGGTCGCCGACCCACAGGCGGCGCCGGCGGACGAGGCCGAACGCGCGGCCCGGGCGGCGCTGGTCGACCGCTTCGCCGCGGTCTTCGCCACCCGGCCGCTGGACCACTGGCTGTCCGTGCTCGCCAAGCACGACATCCCCTCGGGCGACGTACGCCTCCTCGGCCGGCTCTTCGACGACCGCCAGGTGACCGTCAACGGTCTGGTGCAGACCGTGCGGCAGCCCGGGGTCGGCCCGGTGCAGCTGCTCGGCAACGTCTTCAAGATCGACGGAACCGCCGCTCCCGCGGCCCGGCCCGCCCCTCGCCTCGGGGAGCACTCGGCCGAACTCCTCGGCGAACTCCACGGGCAGCCCACCGGCGAACCCACCGACCGTCCCACCGGGGAACCCAGCGGGACGCCGGGGCCGACCGGCACACCGGGGCCGACCGCGTCCCCCGGTACGCCCGCGCCCGCCGCGTCCCCCGGTACGCCCGCGCCCTCCGCGCCCGCCGCGTCCCCCGGTACGCCCGCGACCTCCACCCGCGCCGGGCACTCCCCGGCCCCCGGAGTCCGCCAACTCCGCCACACCGCAGAAAGGAACGGGGCATGA
- a CDS encoding aromatic ring-hydroxylating oxygenase subunit alpha, whose protein sequence is MTIHHPTTIDAEACAAALDRGETLPWSWYADPAITALEQERIFRSSWQYVGRTDQVAQPGQFFTCEVGGVPIVVTRDRSGGLNALVNVCRHRGAQVVREDCGTRKSLQCFYHAWTYGLDGSLRGVPRGDREADFDTSQLGLRRASVDTWGPFVFVHLDPDPAPLTETLGELPELLAAGGIDLERMRFHHRVYYTIEANWKIAVENYLECYHCPVAHPGLADVLDVSPDAYELEVRPTFATHHGIVRDIPREAGYPVQGPVVEGQYHLVWPSLKVNVNPGQPNLSFGPVYPAGPERTTGYLDYFFGEEVDEAWIKAMLAFDDQVGAEDTDLVESVQRGASSGGVERGRLLLGSEHTISAFQRFVLGRLRED, encoded by the coding sequence ATGACCATCCACCACCCGACGACCATCGACGCGGAGGCCTGCGCCGCCGCCCTGGACCGCGGCGAGACCCTGCCCTGGAGCTGGTACGCCGACCCCGCGATCACCGCCCTGGAGCAGGAGCGGATCTTCCGGTCGAGCTGGCAATACGTCGGCCGCACCGACCAGGTCGCCCAGCCGGGCCAGTTCTTCACCTGCGAGGTGGGCGGCGTCCCCATCGTCGTCACCCGCGACCGGTCCGGCGGGCTCAACGCACTGGTGAACGTCTGTCGGCACCGCGGCGCCCAGGTGGTCCGCGAGGACTGCGGCACCCGCAAGAGCCTGCAGTGCTTCTACCACGCCTGGACGTACGGCCTGGACGGCTCGCTGCGCGGGGTGCCGCGCGGCGACCGCGAGGCGGACTTCGACACCTCGCAGCTGGGGCTGCGCCGAGCGTCGGTGGACACCTGGGGCCCGTTCGTCTTCGTCCACCTCGACCCGGACCCCGCCCCGCTCACCGAGACGCTGGGCGAGCTGCCCGAACTCCTCGCCGCCGGCGGCATCGACCTGGAGCGGATGCGCTTCCACCACCGCGTGTACTACACCATCGAGGCCAACTGGAAGATCGCCGTCGAGAACTACCTGGAGTGCTACCACTGCCCGGTGGCGCACCCGGGACTCGCCGACGTCCTCGACGTCAGCCCCGACGCCTACGAGTTGGAGGTGCGGCCCACCTTCGCCACCCACCACGGCATCGTGCGGGACATCCCCCGGGAGGCCGGCTACCCCGTCCAGGGCCCCGTCGTCGAGGGCCAGTACCACCTCGTCTGGCCGAGCCTGAAGGTCAACGTCAACCCCGGGCAGCCGAACCTCTCCTTCGGCCCGGTGTACCCGGCGGGCCCGGAGCGCACGACCGGATACCTCGACTACTTCTTCGGCGAGGAGGTCGACGAGGCGTGGATCAAGGCTATGCTCGCCTTCGACGACCAGGTGGGGGCCGAGGACACCGATCTGGTGGAGTCCGTACAGCGCGGGGCCTCGTCCGGTGGGGTGGAGCGCGGCCGGCTCCTCCTCGGTTCGGAGCACACCATCTCGGCCTTCCAGCGCTTCGTCCTGGGCCGACTTCGGGAGGACTGA
- a CDS encoding aldehyde dehydrogenase family protein: MRDPRHPALYLGGRWSDRAARLPVDDPATGEVIGSVPAAGTDDVDAAVGTARAAFDRWAATDPAERAAVLDRFADAMTARETELAHTVTAEMGAPRDFSLRVQVRLAVDVLRAQAALARTFPFEEAIPDGPPARVVREAAGVVAAITPWNYPLYQIAAKVGPALAAGCPVVLKPSGVAPLNAFLFAACADDAGLPPGLLSVVSGTGRVVGEALAAHPGVDMVSFTGSTGAGQHVMRTAAGTVKRVALELGGKSAAVALPDADLAAAVEATVAAAFANTGQTCTALTRLLVPAARYDEAVAAAVRAGGRYTVGDPAQPGTHLGPCASAAQRDTVADYIRLGVKEGARVVVGGPEAPDGIPAGLAGGHWVRPTVLADAEPGMRVVREEIFGPVLCLLRYEDEETALRLANDSDFGLSGAVWSADPDRATAFARRMRTGRVEINGGAFNLNAPTGGYKQSGLGRELGRWGLEEFCETKTLQGVR; the protein is encoded by the coding sequence ATGCGCGACCCACGCCACCCCGCGCTCTACCTCGGCGGCCGGTGGAGCGACCGCGCCGCCCGGCTCCCCGTCGACGACCCGGCCACCGGCGAGGTCATCGGCTCGGTCCCTGCCGCCGGGACCGACGACGTGGACGCGGCGGTCGGCACGGCACGCGCGGCGTTCGATCGCTGGGCCGCCACCGACCCGGCCGAACGCGCCGCGGTACTGGACCGGTTCGCCGACGCGATGACCGCCCGCGAGACGGAACTCGCCCACACCGTCACCGCCGAGATGGGGGCACCCCGCGACTTCTCGCTGCGGGTCCAGGTGCGGCTCGCGGTCGACGTCCTGCGCGCCCAGGCGGCGCTGGCCCGCACCTTCCCCTTCGAGGAGGCGATCCCGGACGGGCCGCCGGCCCGCGTCGTCCGCGAGGCCGCGGGCGTCGTCGCCGCCATCACCCCCTGGAACTACCCCCTCTACCAGATCGCGGCCAAGGTGGGCCCGGCGCTCGCCGCCGGCTGCCCGGTCGTGCTCAAGCCCAGCGGCGTCGCCCCGCTCAACGCCTTCCTGTTCGCCGCCTGCGCCGACGACGCCGGACTGCCCCCGGGGCTGCTCAGCGTGGTCTCCGGCACCGGACGCGTCGTCGGCGAGGCCCTGGCCGCCCACCCGGGCGTCGACATGGTCTCGTTCACCGGGTCGACCGGCGCGGGACAGCACGTCATGCGTACCGCCGCGGGCACCGTCAAGCGGGTGGCCCTGGAACTGGGCGGCAAGTCGGCCGCCGTCGCCCTGCCCGACGCCGACCTCGCGGCGGCGGTCGAGGCCACGGTCGCCGCCGCCTTCGCCAACACCGGGCAGACCTGCACCGCGCTCACCCGGCTCCTCGTCCCCGCGGCCCGCTACGACGAGGCGGTGGCCGCCGCCGTACGGGCGGGCGGGCGGTACACCGTCGGCGACCCCGCACAGCCCGGCACCCACCTGGGCCCCTGCGCCTCGGCCGCCCAGCGCGACACCGTCGCCGACTACATCCGGCTGGGCGTCAAGGAGGGCGCCCGGGTCGTCGTCGGCGGGCCCGAGGCCCCGGACGGCATCCCCGCCGGACTGGCCGGCGGCCACTGGGTCCGGCCGACCGTCCTCGCCGACGCCGAACCCGGGATGCGGGTGGTCCGCGAGGAGATCTTCGGCCCGGTGCTCTGCCTGCTCCGCTACGAGGACGAGGAGACGGCGCTGCGGCTGGCGAACGACTCCGACTTCGGCCTCTCCGGAGCCGTCTGGTCGGCCGACCCGGACCGGGCGACCGCCTTCGCCCGCCGGATGCGCACCGGCCGGGTCGAGATCAACGGCGGCGCCTTCAACCTCAACGCCCCCACCGGCGGCTACAAGCAGTCCGGACTCGGCCGGGAACTGGGCCGCTGGGGGCTGGAGGAGTTCTGCGAGACCAAGACCCTGCAAGGAGTGCGGTGA
- a CDS encoding cold-shock protein encodes MVIATVREWRDEEGWGVLDSDETPGGCWGHYSHIQMAGFRTLSPGQLVDLQWEAPGFPQDGYDYRALNIVPRPA; translated from the coding sequence ATGGTGATCGCGACGGTCCGTGAGTGGCGCGACGAGGAAGGGTGGGGTGTCCTTGATTCCGACGAGACTCCCGGCGGGTGCTGGGGCCACTACTCCCACATCCAGATGGCGGGCTTCCGCACGCTGTCACCGGGGCAGTTGGTGGATCTCCAGTGGGAAGCTCCCGGTTTCCCACAGGACGGGTACGACTACCGCGCGCTGAACATCGTGCCCCGGCCCGCGTGA
- a CDS encoding ABC transporter substrate-binding protein, translating into MMRKRPIFLLPAVAAAALLLSGCGGTAARDDAARAEPAAEGFPVTVSNCGVKTTYQRPPQRAVSLNQHATEVMLALGLQKSMVGTAYLDDKILPRYQGAYDGIKVLAKEYPSFETLLTAEPDFAYGGFASTFDEKEGRSREALSKAGINSYLNIEECPRGPVTMATMDQEIRNVARIFGVPERADQELKKLHGTLDEVEGKLAGVTPAKIFVYDSGDKTAFTAGGAGVGNEMIKQAGGVNLFADLDKSFGDVSFEQVAERMPEVVVIYDYGNQPVEDKKKFLLANPALKDVPAIKNKRFAVLPLSSTVLGVRVPSGVESLARQLHPERFK; encoded by the coding sequence ATGATGCGCAAGCGCCCGATATTCCTGCTGCCGGCCGTGGCCGCAGCGGCCCTGCTGCTCTCCGGTTGCGGTGGCACCGCCGCCCGCGACGACGCCGCGCGGGCGGAGCCCGCCGCCGAGGGCTTCCCGGTCACGGTGTCCAACTGCGGTGTGAAGACGACCTATCAGCGGCCGCCGCAGCGCGCGGTGTCGCTCAACCAGCACGCGACCGAGGTCATGCTGGCGCTGGGACTGCAGAAGTCGATGGTCGGCACGGCCTACCTCGACGACAAGATCCTCCCCCGGTACCAGGGCGCCTACGACGGGATCAAGGTGCTGGCGAAGGAGTACCCCTCCTTCGAGACGCTGCTGACCGCCGAACCGGACTTCGCCTACGGCGGTTTCGCCAGCACCTTCGACGAGAAGGAGGGCCGCAGCCGCGAAGCCCTGTCCAAGGCCGGGATCAACTCCTACCTCAACATCGAGGAGTGCCCGAGAGGGCCTGTGACGATGGCCACGATGGACCAGGAGATCCGGAACGTGGCCAGGATCTTCGGTGTGCCGGAACGAGCCGATCAGGAGCTGAAGAAGCTCCACGGCACGCTGGACGAGGTCGAGGGCAAGCTCGCCGGAGTCACCCCGGCCAAGATCTTCGTGTACGACAGCGGCGACAAGACCGCCTTCACCGCCGGAGGGGCGGGCGTCGGCAACGAGATGATCAAACAGGCGGGTGGGGTGAACCTCTTCGCCGACCTGGACAAGTCGTTCGGTGACGTGTCGTTCGAGCAGGTGGCCGAGCGCATGCCCGAGGTCGTCGTCATCTACGACTACGGCAACCAGCCCGTCGAGGACAAGAAGAAGTTCCTGCTGGCGAACCCGGCGCTGAAGGACGTACCCGCCATCAAGAACAAGCGGTTCGCGGTACTCCCGCTTTCGTCCACGGTGCTCGGCGTCCGGGTGCCGTCCGGCGTGGAGTCCCTGGCCCGCCAGCTGCACCCGGAACGCTTCAAGTGA